The Amaranthus tricolor chloroplast, complete genome genome has a window encoding:
- the atpF gene encoding ATP synthase CF0 subunit I, with product MKNVTDSFVFLGHWPSAGSFGFNTDILATNLINLSVVLGVLIFFGKGVLNDLLDNRKQRILSTIRNSEELRGKAIEQLEKARARLKKVEMEADQFRVNGYSEIEREKINLINSTYKTLEQLENYKNETIQFEQQKAINQVRQRVFQQALQGALGTLNSCLNNELHLRTINANIGMFGAMNEITD from the exons ATGAAAAATGTAACCGATTCTTTCGTTTTCTTGGGTCACTGGCCATCCGCCGGGAGTTTCGGGTTTAATACCGATATTTTAGCAACAAATCTAATAAATCTAAGTGTAGTTCTTGGTGTATTGATTTTTTTTGGAAAGGGAGTG TTAAATGATTTATTAGATAATCGAAAACAGAGAATCTTGAGTACTATTCGAAATTCAGAAGAACTACGCGGAAAAGCCATTGAACAGCTTGAAAAAGCCAGGGCTCGTTTAAAAAAAGTCGAAATGGAAGCGGATCAGTTTCGAGTGAATGGATATTCTGAAATAGAACGCGAAAAAATCAATTTGATTAATTCAACTTATAAAACTTTAGAACAATTAGAAAATTACAAAAATGAGACCATTCAGTTTGAACAACAAAAAGCGATTAATCAAGTCCGACAACGGGTTTTCCAACAAGCCTTACAAGGAGCTCTAGGAACTCTGAATAGTTGTTTAAACAACGAATTACATTTACGGACCATCAACGCTAATATTGGCATGTTTGGTGCGATGAACGAAATAACCGATTAG
- the atpH gene encoding ATP synthase CF0 subunit III — MNPLISAASVIAAGLAVGLASIGPGVGQGTAAGQAVEGIARQPEAEGKIRGTLLLSLAFMEALTIYGLVVALALLFANPFV, encoded by the coding sequence ATGAATCCATTGATTTCTGCCGCTTCCGTTATTGCTGCTGGATTGGCTGTAGGGCTTGCTTCTATTGGACCTGGAGTTGGTCAAGGTACTGCTGCGGGACAAGCTGTAGAAGGTATTGCGAGACAGCCCGAAGCAGAGGGAAAAATACGAGGTACTTTATTACTTAGTTTAGCTTTTATGGAAGCTTTAACAATTTATGGATTGGTTGTAGCATTAGCGCTTTTATTTGCGAATCCTTTTGTTTAA
- the atpI gene encoding ATP synthase CF0 subunit IV, with product MNIPSYSLNTLKGLYDISGVEVGQHFYWQIGGFQIHGQVLITSWVVIAILLGSAAIAVRSPQTIPTGGQNFFEYVLEFIRDVSKTQIGEEYRPWVPFIGTMFLFIFVSNWSGALLPWKIIQLPHGELAAPTNDINTTVALALLTSVAYFYAGLTKRGLSYFGKYIQPTPILLPINILEDFTKPLSLSFRLFGNILADELVVVVLVSLVPLVVPIPVMFLGLFTSGIQALIFATLAAAYIGESMEGHH from the coding sequence ATGAATATTCCATCATATTCACTTAACACACTAAAGGGGTTATATGATATATCTGGTGTGGAAGTAGGCCAACATTTCTATTGGCAAATAGGAGGTTTCCAAATTCATGGTCAAGTACTTATAACTTCTTGGGTTGTAATTGCTATCTTATTAGGTTCAGCTGCTATAGCTGTTCGGAGTCCACAAACTATTCCGACTGGCGGTCAAAATTTCTTTGAATATGTCCTTGAATTCATTCGAGACGTGAGCAAAACTCAAATTGGAGAAGAGTATCGTCCTTGGGTTCCCTTTATTGGGACTATGTTTCTATTTATTTTTGTTTCGAATTGGTCAGGGGCTCTTTTGCCTTGGAAAATCATACAATTACCTCATGGGGAGTTAGCCGCACCCACCAATGATATAAATACGACTGTTGCTTTAGCTTTACTCACGTCAGTAGCCTATTTCTATGCGGGTCTTACAAAAAGAGGATTAAGTTATTTTGGTAAATACATTCAACCAACCCCAATTCTTTTACCCATTAACATCTTAGAAGATTTCACAAAACCTCTATCACTTAGTTTTCGACTTTTCGGAAATATATTAGCGGATGAATTAGTAGTTGTTGTTCTTGTTTCTTTAGTACCTTTAGTGGTTCCTATACCTGTGATGTTTCTTGGATTATTTACAAGTGGTATTCAGGCTCTTATTTTTGCAACTTTAGCTGCAGCTTATATAGGCGAATCCATGGAGGGTCATCATTGA
- the rps2 gene encoding ribosomal protein S2, whose product MTRRYWNINLEEMMEAGVHFGHGTRKWNPRMSPYISTKCKGIHIINLTRTARFLSEACDLVFDASSRGKQFLIVGTKNKAADSVAWAAIRARCHYVNKKWLGGMLTNWSTTETRLQKFRDLRMEQKTGRLARLPKRDAAVVKRQLSHLQTYLGGIKYMTGLPDIVIIVDQQEEYTALRECITLGIPTICLIDTNCDPDLADISIPANDDAIASIRLILTKLVFAICEGRSSYIRNP is encoded by the coding sequence ATGACAAGAAGATATTGGAACATCAATTTGGAAGAGATGATGGAAGCGGGAGTTCATTTTGGTCACGGTACTCGTAAATGGAATCCTAGAATGTCGCCTTATATCTCTACAAAATGTAAAGGTATTCATATTATAAATCTTACTAGAACTGCTCGTTTTTTATCAGAGGCTTGTGATTTAGTTTTTGATGCATCAAGTAGAGGAAAACAATTTTTAATTGTAGGGACAAAAAATAAAGCAGCTGATTCAGTAGCATGGGCTGCAATAAGGGCTCGCTGTCATTATGTTAATAAAAAGTGGCTGGGGGGTATGTTAACGAATTGGTCCACGACAGAAACGCGACTTCAAAAATTCAGGGACTTGAGAATGGAACAAAAGACAGGGAGACTCGCTCGTCTTCCAAAGAGAGACGCAGCCGTGGTGAAGAGACAATTATCTCACTTGCAAACATATTTGGGCGGGATCAAGTATATGACAGGATTACCGGATATTGTAATCATCGTTGATCAACAAGAAGAATATACAGCCCTTCGAGAATGTATTACTTTGGGAATTCCAACGATTTGTTTAATCGATACAAATTGTGACCCGGATCTCGCAGATATTTCGATTCCGGCAAACGATGACGCTATAGCTTCAATTCGATTAATTCTTACTAAATTAGTATTTGCAATTTGTGAAGGTCGCTCTAGCTATATAAGAAATCCTTGA
- the rpoC2 gene encoding RNA polymerase beta'' subunit, whose protein sequence is MEVLMAERANLVFHNKAIDGIAMKRLISRLIDHFGMAYTSHILDQVKTLGFQQATATSISLGIDDLLTIPSKGWLVQDAEQQSLSLEKHHHYGNVHAVEKLRQSIEIWYSTSEYLRQEMNPNFRMTDPYNPVYIMSFSGARGNVSQVHQLVGMRGLMSDPQGQMIDLPIQSNLREGLSLTEYIISCYGARKGVVDTAVRTSDAGYLTRRLVEVVQHIVVRRTDCGTIRGISVTSRNGIMPERIFIQTLIGRVLADDIYMGSRCIATRNQDIGVGLVNRFITLRTQPVSIRTPFTCRSASWICRLCYGRSPTHGDLVELGEAVGIIAGQSIGEPGTQLTLRTFHTGGVFTGGTAEHVRAPSNGKIQFNEDLVHPTRTRHGHPAFLCYIDLYVTIESEDTLHNVNIPPKSFLLVQNNQYVESEQVIAEIRAGTSNLNFKERVRKHIYSDSEGEMHWSTDVYHAPEFTYGNVHLLPKTSHLWILSGRPYRSSVVPFSLSKDQDQTNIHSLSFEQIDISNPSVINDQIKEKLSDSFSKKEDRIPDYSELNLIYPAKNSDLLAKKRRNRFIIPFQSNQEREKDLRYRSGLSIEIPINGIFRRNSIFAYFDDPRYRRKSSGITKYGTTEMHSIVKKEDLIEYRGVKEFRPKYQMKVDRFFFIPEEVHILPGSSSIMVRNNSIIGVDTQITLNTRSRVGGVVRVERKKKKIELKIFSGDIHFPGETDKISRHSGILIPPGRTNSKDSKDLKNWIYVQRITPTKKKSFVLVRPVVPYEITDGINLTTLFPQYLLQERDNVQLRVVNYILYGNGKATREISDTSIQLVRTCLVLNWNQNKKSSSIEEARASFVEVKTNGMIRDFLRIHLVKSHISYIGKRDDPLSEKNEGSNHTNMNPFYSIYSKTKLQQSFNQNQGTVRTLLGINKESQFCIILSSSKCFRIGPFPSKGVKSHKESIQKDSLSLIRNSFGSLGTALPISHFFSFYHLITHNQISVINYLQLDNLKQTFQLIKFPYYLMDENGKIYNPDPCSNIILNPLKLNWYFLHYNFCEETSTKIYLGQFVCENVCMTKNGPYLKSGQVIIVQFDSVVIRLAKPYLATPGATVHGHYGSIVYEGDTLVTFIYEKSRSGDITQGLPKVEQVLEVRSIDSISMNLEKRIDGWNERIRRILGIPWGFLIGAELTIAQSRISLVNKIQKVYRSQGVQIHNRHIEIIVRQITSKVLVSEDGMSNVFLPGELIGLFRAERTGRALDEAICYRATLLGITRASLNTQSFISEASFQETARVLAKAALRGRIDWLKGLKENVVLGGMIPVGTGFKGVVHHSSQHKGIPLKTKKKNLFEGEMRDILFYHRELFDSYLSKNFCDRSKQQ, encoded by the coding sequence ATGGAGGTACTTATGGCAGAACGGGCCAATTTGGTCTTTCACAATAAAGCGATAGATGGAATTGCCATGAAACGACTTATTAGTCGATTAATCGATCACTTTGGAATGGCATATACGTCACACATCCTGGATCAAGTAAAGACTCTGGGTTTCCAGCAAGCCACTGCTACATCCATTTCATTAGGAATTGATGATCTTTTAACAATACCTTCTAAAGGATGGCTAGTCCAAGATGCTGAACAACAAAGTTTGAGTTTGGAAAAACACCATCATTATGGGAATGTACACGCGGTAGAAAAATTACGTCAATCTATTGAGATATGGTATTCTACAAGTGAATATTTGCGACAAGAAATGAATCCTAATTTTAGGATGACTGACCCTTATAATCCAGTCTATATAATGTCTTTTTCGGGAGCTAGAGGAAATGTGTCTCAGGTACATCAATTAGTAGGTATGAGAGGATTAATGTCAGATCCACAAGGACAAATGATTGATTTACCTATTCAAAGCAATTTACGCGAAGGACTCTCTTTAACAGAATATATCATTTCTTGCTACGGAGCCCGCAAAGGAGTTGTGGATACTGCTGTACGAACATCAGACGCTGGATATCTCACGCGAAGGCTTGTCGAAGTAGTTCAACATATTGTTGTACGTAGAACGGATTGTGGCACTATTCGAGGTATTTCTGTAACTTCTCGGAACGGCATAATGCCGGAAAGAATTTTTATCCAAACATTAATCGGTCGTGTATTAGCAGATGATATATATATGGGTTCACGGTGCATTGCCACCCGAAACCAAGATATCGGGGTTGGACTTGTCAACCGATTCATAACGCTTCGAACCCAACCAGTATCCATTCGAACTCCTTTTACTTGTAGGAGTGCATCTTGGATCTGTCGATTATGCTATGGCCGGAGTCCGACTCACGGCGACCTGGTTGAATTGGGAGAAGCTGTGGGTATTATTGCGGGTCAATCTATTGGGGAACCTGGTACTCAACTAACATTAAGAACTTTTCATACGGGCGGAGTATTCACAGGGGGTACTGCAGAACATGTACGAGCCCCTTCTAATGGAAAAATCCAATTCAATGAGGATTTAGTTCATCCCACACGTACACGTCATGGACATCCCGCCTTTCTATGTTATATCGACTTGTATGTCACTATTGAGAGTGAAGATACTCTACATAATGTAAATATTCCGCCCAAAAGTTTTCTTTTAGTTCAAAACAATCAATATGTTGAATCCGAACAAGTGATTGCTGAAATTCGCGCGGGGACATCTAACTTGAATTTTAAGGAAAGGGTTCGAAAACATATTTATTCGGACTCAGAAGGAGAAATGCACTGGAGTACCGATGTGTACCATGCACCCGAATTTACATACGGTAATGTTCATCTCTTACCAAAAACAAGTCATTTATGGATATTATCCGGAAGGCCGTACAGATCGAGTGTAGTCCCCTTTTCGCTCTCCAAGGATCAAGATCAAACGAACATTCATTCTCTTTCTTTCGAACAAATAGATATTTCTAACCCCTCAGTCATTAATGATCAAATAAAAGAGAAATTATCGGACTCTTTTAGTAAAAAAGAGGATAGGATTCCTGATTATTCCGAACTTAATCTCATATATCCTGCAAAAAATTCTGATTTATTGGCAAAGAAACGAAGAAATAGATTCATTATTCCATTTCAATCGAATCAAGAACGAGAAAAAGACTTAAGGTACCGTTCTGGTCTCTCAATTGAAATACCTATAAATGGTATTTTTCGTAGAAATAGTATTTTTGCTTATTTCGATGATCCTCGATACCGAAGAAAGAGTTCGGGAATTACTAAATATGGGACTACAGAAATGCATTCAATCGTTAAAAAAGAGGATTTGATTGAGTATCGAGGAGTCAAAGAATTTCGACCAAAATACCAAATGAAAGTAGATCGGTTTTTTTTCATTCCCGAAGAAGTTCATATCTTACCCGGATCTTCGTCCATAATGGTACGCAACAATAGTATCATTGGAGTAGATACACAAATCACTTTAAATACAAGAAGCCGAGTGGGCGGAGTGGTCCGAGTGGAGAGGAAAAAAAAAAAGATTGAACTTAAAATTTTTTCTGGAGATATACATTTTCCTGGGGAGACAGATAAAATATCCCGACATAGTGGCATTTTGATACCACCAGGCAGAACAAATTCCAAGGACTCAAAAGATTTGAAAAATTGGATCTATGTCCAACGGATCACCCCTACTAAGAAAAAATCTTTTGTTTTGGTTCGACCCGTAGTCCCATATGAAATAACGGACGGTATCAATTTAACAACACTTTTCCCTCAGTATTTGTTGCAGGAAAGGGATAATGTGCAACTTCGAGTTGTCAATTATATCCTTTATGGAAATGGCAAAGCCACTCGAGAAATTTCTGACACAAGTATTCAATTAGTACGTACTTGTTTAGTATTGAATTGGAATCAAAATAAAAAAAGTTCTTCTATTGAAGAGGCCCGTGCTTCTTTTGTTGAAGTAAAAACAAACGGTATGATTCGAGATTTTCTAAGGATCCATTTAGTGAAATCCCATATTTCGTATATCGGGAAACGAGATGATCCATTATCAGAAAAAAATGAGGGATCAAATCATACCAATATGAATCCATTTTATTCCATTTATTCAAAGACAAAACTTCAACAATCATTTAACCAAAATCAAGGAACTGTTCGTACGTTGTTGGGTATAAACAAAGAATCTCAATTTTGTATAATTTTGTCATCATCCAAATGTTTTCGAATAGGTCCATTCCCATCCAAAGGTGTAAAATCTCACAAAGAATCAATTCAAAAAGATTCCCTAAGTTTAATTAGGAATTCGTTTGGTTCTTTAGGGACAGCCCTTCCAATTTCTCATTTTTTTTCATTTTACCATTTAATAACTCATAATCAGATCTCGGTAATTAATTATTTGCAACTTGACAATTTAAAACAAACCTTTCAACTAATTAAATTTCCGTATTATTTAATGGATGAAAATGGAAAAATTTATAATCCCGATCCATGCAGTAACATCATTTTGAATCCATTAAAATTGAATTGGTATTTTCTTCATTATAATTTTTGTGAAGAGACATCCACAAAAATTTATCTTGGACAATTTGTTTGTGAAAATGTATGTATGACCAAAAATGGACCATACTTAAAATCGGGTCAAGTTATAATTGTTCAATTTGACTCCGTAGTAATAAGATTGGCTAAGCCCTATTTGGCTACTCCGGGAGCAACAGTTCATGGTCATTATGGATCAATCGTTTATGAGGGGGATACATTAGTTACATTTATATATGAAAAATCGAGGTCTGGTGACATAACGCAAGGTCTTCCAAAGGTGGAACAAGTTTTAGAAGTTCGTTCCATTGATTCAATATCTATGAATCTAGAAAAGAGGATTGATGGTTGGAACGAACGTATAAGACGAATTCTTGGAATTCCTTGGGGATTCTTGATTGGGGCTGAGCTAACTATAGCGCAAAGTCGTATCTCTTTGGTTAATAAGATCCAAAAGGTTTATCGATCACAAGGGGTGCAGATACATAATAGGCATATAGAAATTATTGTACGTCAAATAACATCAAAAGTCTTGGTTTCAGAAGATGGAATGTCTAATGTTTTTTTGCCCGGAGAACTTATTGGATTGTTTCGGGCAGAACGAACGGGGCGCGCTTTGGACGAAGCAATATGTTATCGAGCTACCTTATTGGGAATAACTCGAGCATCTTTGAATACGCAAAGTTTTATATCCGAAGCGAGTTTTCAGGAAACTGCTCGAGTTTTAGCAAAAGCGGCTCTCCGGGGCCGTATCGATTGGTTGAAAGGACTAAAAGAAAATGTTGTTCTAGGGGGAATGATACCTGTTGGGACCGGATTCAAAGGAGTCGTACACCATTCAAGTCAACATAAGGGTATTCCGTTGAAAACAAAAAAAAAGAATCTATTCGAGGGAGAAATGAGAGATATTTTGTTTTACCACAGAGAATTATTTGATTCTTATCTTTCAAAGAATTTCTGTGATAGATCAAAACAACAATGA
- the rpoC1 gene encoding RNA polymerase beta' subunit, giving the protein MIDQYKHQQLRIGSVSPQQISAWATKILPNGEIVGEVTKPYTFHYKTNKPEKDGLFCERIFGPIKSGICACGNYRVIGDEKEDPKFCEQCGVEFVDSRIRRYQMGYIKLACPVTHVWYLKRLPSYIANFLDKPLKELEGLVYCDFSFARPIAKKPTFLRLRGLFEYEIQSWKYSIPLFFTTQGFDTFRNREISTGASAIREQLADLDLRTIIDYSFAEWKELGEEGPTGNEWEDRKVGRRKDFLVRRMELAKHFIRTNIEPEWMVLCLLPVLPPELRPIIQIDGGKLMSSDINELYRRVIYRNNTLTDLLSTSRSTPGELVMCQEKLVQEAVDTLLDNGIRGQPMRDGHNKVYKSFSDVIEGKEGRFRETLLGKRVDYSGRSVIVVGPSLSLHRCGLPREIAIELFQTFVIRGLIRKHLASNIGVAKRKIREKEPIVWKILQEVMQGHPILLNRAPTLHRLGIQAFQPILVEGRAICLHPLVCKGFNADFDGDQMAVHVPLSLEAQAEARLLMFSHMNLLSPAIGDPISVPTQDMLIGLYILTSGTRRGICANRYNPGTKKIYQNDQINNNNYQYMKEPFFCNSYDVIGAYRQKRINLDSPLWLRWQLDQRIIASKETPIEVHYESLGTYHEIYAHYLIIRSVKKEILFIYIRTTVGHISLYREIEEAIQGFCQACS; this is encoded by the exons ATGATCGATCAGTATAAACATCAACAACTCCGAATTGGATCAGTTTCTCCTCAACAAATAAGTGCTTGGGCTACAAAAATCTTACCTAATGGAGAGATAGTTGGAGAGGTGACAAAACCTTATACTTTTCATTACAAAACCAATAAACCCGAAAAAGATGGATTATTTTGTGAAAGAATTTTTGGACCTATAAAAAGTGGAATTTGTGCTTGTGGAAATTATCGAGTAATCGGAGATGAAAAAGAAGACCCAAAATTTTGCGAACAATGCGGAGTCGAATTTGTTGATTCTCGAATACGAAGGTATCAAATGGGCTATATTAAATTGGCATGCCCGGTAACCCACGTGTGGTATTTGAAACGTCTTCCTAGTTATATCGCGAATTTTTTAGATAAACCTCTGAAAGAATTAGAGGGCCTGGTATACTGCG ATTTTTCATTTGCTAGGCCTATAGCGAAAAAACCTACTTTTTTACGATTACGAGGTTTATTCGAATATGAAATCCAATCCTGGAAATACAGCATCCCGCTTTTTTTTACTACCCAAGGGTTTGATACATTTCGAAATAGAGAAATATCGACTGGAGCAAGTGCTATTCGAGAACAATTAGCCGATTTGGATTTGCGAACTATTATAGATTATTCATTCGCAGAATGGAAAGAGTTAGGGGAAGAAGGACCGACCGGAAATGAATGGGAAGACCGAAAAGTTGGAAGACGAAAGGATTTTTTAGTTAGACGCATGGAATTAGCTAAGCATTTTATTCGAACAAATATCGAACCAGAATGGATGGTTTTATGTCTATTACCAGTTCTTCCTCCTGAGTTGAGACCGATCATTCAAATAGATGGAGGTAAATTAATGAGTTCGGATATTAATGAACTCTATAGAAGAGTTATCTATCGGAACAATACTCTTACTGATCTATTATCAACAAGTAGATCTACGCCGGGAGAATTAGTAATGTGTCAGGAGAAATTGGTACAAGAAGCGGTAGATACACTTCTTGATAATGGAATCCGTGGACAACCAATGAGGGATGGTCATAATAAAGTTTACAAGTCATTTTCAGATGTAATTGAGGGTAAAGAAGGAAGATTTCGTGAGACTTTACTTGGTAAACGGGTCGATTATTCCGGCCGTTCCGTCATTGTCGTAGGCCCTTCACTTTCATTACATCGATGTGGATTGCCTCGTGAAATTGCAATAGAGCTATTCCAGACATTTGTAATTCGTGGTCTAATTAGGAAACATCTTGCTTCGAACATAGGAGTTGCTAAGCGTAAAATTCGGGAAAAAGAGCCGATTGTATGGAAAATACTGCAGGAAGTTATGCAGGGGCATCCCATATTGTTAAATAGAGCGCCTACTCTGCATCGATTAGGTATACAGGCGTTCCAACCTATTTTAGTGGAAGGGCGCGCTATTTGTTTACATCCATTAGTTTGTAAAGGATTCAATGCAGACTTTGATGGGGATCAAATGGCTGTTCATGTACCTTTATCTTTGGAGGCTCAGGCGGAGGCGCGTTTACTTATGTTTTCGCATATGAATCTTTTGTCTCCAGCTATCGGGGATCCCATTTCCGTACCAACTCAAGATATGCTTATTGGACTCTATATATTAACGAGTGGGACTCGTCGAGGTATTTGTGCAAATAGGTATAATCCAGGGACTAAAAAAATATATCAAAATGATCAAATTAATAATAATAATTATCAGTATATGAAAGAACCCTTTTTTTGTAATTCCTATGATGTAATTGGAGCTTATCGTCAAAAAAGAATCAATTTAGATAGTCCTTTGTGGCTCCGGTGGCAGTTAGATCAACGCATTATTGCTTCAAAAGAAACTCCTATTGAAGTTCACTATGAATCTTTGGGTACCTATCATGAGATTTATGCGCACTATCTAATAATAAGAAGTGTCAAAAAAGAAATTCTTTTTATATACATTCGAACTACGGTTGGTCATATTTCTCTTTATCGAGAAATTGAAGAAGCTATACAAGGATTTTGTCAAGCCTGCTCATAG